The Thiogranum longum genome includes a region encoding these proteins:
- a CDS encoding cation diffusion facilitator family transporter — protein sequence MSHDHVHQHDIESMGDRRLLLAIIANMLLTVAQVVGGIVSGSLSLVADALHNFSDASSLLIAWLARRIGRQPADDLRTFGYRRAEVIAALVNLVSLVIIGIYLLYEAVWRIFQPQVIEGWIVVIVAGVALVVDVATAILTWTMSKNSMNIRAAFLHNVSDALASVGVVIAGTLILLYGWYWTDTLLTLVIAAYVLYQAFGMLPQTIHLLMEGTPEGVSIADVRAAMEAVEGVRNVHHIHLWQIDEHRSALEAHIVIDRFEDTARIKAALKDRLGDMFDITHSTLEFEIENCGDGS from the coding sequence ATGAGCCACGATCACGTACACCAGCACGATATTGAAAGTATGGGTGACCGGCGACTGCTGCTCGCCATTATTGCCAATATGCTGCTGACGGTGGCACAGGTGGTGGGCGGAATAGTGTCCGGCAGTCTGTCACTGGTGGCCGATGCCTTGCACAACTTCAGTGATGCAAGCTCGCTGCTGATTGCATGGCTGGCACGCAGGATCGGGCGACAGCCTGCTGATGACTTGCGAACATTCGGTTACCGGCGCGCCGAGGTGATCGCGGCACTGGTAAACCTGGTGTCGCTGGTGATTATCGGGATTTACCTGCTCTACGAGGCGGTGTGGCGGATCTTTCAGCCACAGGTTATAGAGGGCTGGATTGTCGTAATTGTTGCCGGTGTCGCGCTGGTAGTGGATGTGGCTACCGCAATACTGACCTGGACCATGTCAAAAAACAGCATGAATATCCGCGCTGCCTTCCTGCACAATGTCTCGGACGCGCTGGCCTCGGTGGGCGTGGTAATCGCAGGTACTCTGATCCTGCTGTACGGCTGGTACTGGACGGATACGCTGTTGACGCTGGTGATCGCGGCCTATGTGCTGTACCAGGCGTTCGGCATGCTACCGCAAACCATCCATCTGCTGATGGAAGGCACACCGGAAGGTGTGTCGATTGCGGATGTCAGGGCGGCGATGGAAGCGGTGGAGGGGGTGCGGAATGTACACCACATTCACCTGTGGCAAATTGATGAACACCGTAGCGCGCTGGAGGCGCATATTGTCATTGATCGCTTTGAAGATACTGCCAGAATCAAGGCTGCATTAAAGGATCGTCTGGGTGATATGTTTGATATTACTCACTCGACGCTGGAGTTCGAGATTGAGAACTGCGGGGATGGAAGCTGA
- a CDS encoding FKBP-type peptidyl-prolyl cis-trans isomerase: MPIEQNKVVTLNYTLKDKDGNVIDESKDGTFAYLHGANNIIPGLENALTGKNAGDKMDVAVTAAEGYGERDAEKTQTVPRNMFPDDVEIETGMQFHAQGPGGETLVVTVVKVEDDTVTVDGNHPLAGVDLNFDVEVMDVRDASEEELQHGHVHGPDGHDHD; encoded by the coding sequence ATGCCGATTGAGCAAAACAAGGTCGTCACCTTGAATTACACCCTGAAAGATAAAGATGGCAACGTCATCGACGAGTCCAAAGACGGCACCTTTGCCTACTTGCACGGCGCCAATAACATTATACCCGGACTGGAAAATGCCCTGACCGGCAAGAACGCTGGCGACAAAATGGATGTTGCAGTGACCGCAGCAGAAGGCTACGGCGAACGCGATGCTGAAAAGACCCAGACTGTTCCGCGCAACATGTTCCCGGATGATGTCGAAATCGAAACCGGCATGCAGTTTCACGCCCAGGGCCCTGGCGGAGAGACACTGGTTGTAACCGTGGTCAAGGTCGAAGATGACACCGTCACGGTCGATGGCAACCACCCGCTGGCCGGTGTTGATCTTAACTTCGACGTTGAAGTCATGGATGTTCGTGATGCGTCAGAAGAAGAACTCCAGCACGGCCATGTACATGGCCCGGATGGACACGACCACGACTGA
- a CDS encoding TetR/AcrR family transcriptional regulator, whose product MSKNYHHGNLRQALIQAAVPVLKKKGLVGLSLRGLATALGVSHGAPYRHFSNKTALLEAIAATGFVALQDICQEAERRFPEDPRKQLYEAGMGYIFYVARNPEIADLMFRPGLSPETSGADIQQAIDAAVGSLSSIIENGKREKLYSDHETMDLVLTSLATVHGLAMFIASGMLIDPAAPKDRIEALGKRVYDILMHGMENADSDCGP is encoded by the coding sequence ATGAGTAAAAACTACCATCATGGAAATCTCCGCCAGGCACTGATCCAGGCGGCAGTACCGGTACTGAAGAAAAAAGGCCTTGTCGGTCTCAGTTTACGGGGACTGGCAACGGCGCTGGGCGTCAGTCATGGCGCACCCTATCGTCATTTCAGCAATAAGACTGCATTACTGGAAGCCATTGCCGCAACCGGGTTTGTGGCACTGCAGGATATTTGTCAGGAAGCAGAACGCAGGTTTCCGGAAGATCCGCGAAAACAGCTGTATGAAGCCGGTATGGGATACATTTTTTATGTTGCCCGGAACCCGGAAATTGCTGACCTCATGTTCAGACCTGGCCTGTCACCCGAGACCAGTGGCGCAGACATTCAGCAGGCAATCGACGCGGCAGTAGGCAGTCTGTCCTCTATTATCGAGAACGGAAAACGTGAAAAGCTGTACTCCGATCATGAAACCATGGACCTGGTGCTGACCAGCCTGGCGACAGTCCACGGCCTCGCAATGTTCATTGCCAGCGGCATGTTGATCGACCCGGCGGCGCCGAAGGACAGGATCGAGGCACTGGGGAAAAGGGTCTATGACATCCTGATGCACGGGATGGAAAACGCGGATTCGGACTGCGGTCCCTGA
- a CDS encoding ATPase codes for MKFDIDGFRAWKHKKVTLLGMSGVGKTYLSSLLCGHDWFHYSGDYRIGTRYLDEAILDLIKQQAMQVPFLKNLLRRDWIYIRNNIKVNDLGPVLSFVGKLGDPERGGVPLDEFVRRQAAYHDAEIAAMRDVPAFIHKAQQIYGYPHFVNDVGGSLCELEEPSVIDLLVEHTLILYIQVTDKEEEAKLIARAQSDPKPLYYRPGFLSEQLDIYLAEQGLAYAAEMDPDDFTRWVFPRLFHSRIPRYEAIARPHGYTVTSQEVAQVRDEKDFLNLLETVIERTD; via the coding sequence GTGAAATTCGATATCGACGGGTTTCGGGCCTGGAAGCACAAGAAGGTAACCCTGTTGGGGATGTCGGGGGTCGGCAAGACCTACCTGTCGTCGCTGCTGTGCGGACACGACTGGTTCCATTATTCCGGTGATTACCGTATTGGTACCCGCTATCTTGACGAAGCGATTCTTGACCTGATCAAGCAGCAGGCCATGCAGGTGCCTTTCCTGAAAAACCTGTTGCGTCGCGACTGGATTTATATCCGTAACAACATCAAGGTCAATGACCTGGGGCCAGTGCTGAGTTTTGTCGGCAAGCTGGGTGATCCCGAACGGGGCGGTGTGCCACTGGATGAGTTCGTGCGTCGCCAGGCCGCGTATCACGATGCCGAGATTGCCGCCATGCGTGATGTGCCGGCTTTTATTCACAAGGCCCAGCAGATTTACGGCTACCCGCATTTTGTCAATGATGTAGGCGGCAGCCTGTGTGAGCTGGAGGAGCCTTCAGTGATCGACCTGTTGGTTGAGCACACGCTGATTCTCTATATCCAGGTAACGGACAAGGAAGAAGAGGCGAAGCTCATAGCGCGCGCGCAGAGTGATCCAAAGCCACTGTATTACCGTCCCGGGTTCCTCAGCGAGCAGCTGGATATCTACCTGGCGGAACAGGGGCTGGCGTATGCAGCAGAGATGGATCCGGATGATTTTACCCGCTGGGTTTTCCCGCGCCTGTTTCATTCGCGAATTCCCCGTTATGAGGCGATTGCCAGACCGCACGGTTATACCGTGACTTCACAGGAAGTCGCGCAGGTGCGTGATGAGAAGGATTTCCTCAACCTCCTGGAAACCGTTATCGAACGTACGGACTGA
- the metA gene encoding homoserine O-succinyltransferase MetA, producing MPLVAHNELPTFKRLKQEGTRVLAPNRASQQDIRELHIGLLNMMPDAALAATERQFFRLVGESNPIAQFYVHPFTLPELERGKEAQAYIDAYYEPFEKIRDEGLDALIITGANVVGPRLGDQPFWEPLKAVVDWSFEHVTSTLCSCLATHAVLQFRHNKVRVPQDDKVWGVFPHRVVDKLHPLVNDVNTRFDVPHSRWNAVTPEQFRDAGLHVLVESEVGVHLATSADGLRVVFFQGHPEYDTVSLLKEYKREVFLWLGGQRDGYPPFPANYLGPRAQAVLNEYRLRLDAVRRENMDRPDFPEAQLVSLLDNTWHDTAEAVVGNWIGLVYQVTHSDRRMPFMEGVDPGDPLGLYSD from the coding sequence ATGCCACTGGTTGCCCACAATGAATTGCCGACCTTCAAGCGCCTCAAGCAGGAAGGAACGCGCGTGCTCGCACCAAACCGTGCGTCACAGCAGGATATTCGTGAACTGCACATCGGTTTGCTGAACATGATGCCCGATGCGGCACTGGCGGCGACCGAACGACAGTTCTTTCGCCTGGTCGGTGAAAGTAACCCGATTGCCCAGTTTTATGTGCATCCCTTTACCCTGCCGGAACTGGAGCGCGGCAAAGAGGCGCAGGCATACATCGACGCCTATTACGAGCCGTTCGAAAAAATCCGGGATGAAGGGCTGGATGCACTGATTATCACCGGCGCCAATGTGGTCGGCCCCCGGCTGGGAGATCAGCCATTCTGGGAGCCGTTGAAGGCGGTTGTGGACTGGTCGTTTGAGCATGTTACTTCAACATTGTGTTCCTGCCTGGCAACCCATGCCGTATTGCAGTTCCGGCATAACAAGGTACGCGTCCCGCAGGATGACAAGGTCTGGGGTGTGTTTCCGCACCGCGTGGTAGACAAGCTGCACCCGCTGGTCAATGACGTCAACACGCGTTTCGATGTCCCGCATTCTCGCTGGAATGCAGTGACACCGGAACAGTTTCGTGACGCCGGTCTGCATGTACTGGTGGAGAGTGAAGTAGGCGTACACCTTGCGACCAGCGCGGATGGATTGCGTGTTGTATTTTTCCAGGGGCATCCCGAGTACGACACCGTCTCGTTGCTGAAAGAATACAAACGAGAGGTATTCCTGTGGTTAGGTGGTCAGCGCGATGGCTATCCCCCATTCCCGGCCAATTATCTCGGTCCACGTGCACAGGCTGTACTGAACGAGTACCGGCTTCGGCTGGACGCAGTGCGCAGGGAAAATATGGACAGGCCGGATTTCCCCGAGGCGCAACTGGTCAGCCTGCTGGATAACACCTGGCACGATACTGCGGAAGCCGTGGTCGGTAACTGGATAGGGCTGGTCTACCAGGTGACCCACAGTGACCGCAGGATGCCCTTCATGGAGGGTGTCGATCCCGGGGACCCGCTCGGGTTGTACAGCGACTGA
- a CDS encoding 2-oxoglutarate dehydrogenase E1 component — translation MDDITRPKGLLEFWEDSQLAGHNAAYLEDLYERYLTDPANVPEQWRTFFQTLPRVNGHGAEPSHSTIRETFRAMTRQPFAVRRSEPCKPGAPVHEEKQIRVLQLINAFRFRAHQVADIDPLGLREKPDLAELTPEFHGLAEADLDTLFDTGSLAIGERATLRDIVTKLHEIYCGSIGAEYMHITETQEKRWIQERIERAGGRASLEAEARLHILQRLTAAEGLERYLHTRYVGQKRFSLEGGDSLIPLLDELIRRGATHGVKEASIGMAHRGRLNVLINIVGKTAAELFEEFEGKAGKHFNGSGDVKYHQGFSSDLRTENGRVHVNLAFNPSHLEIVGPVVEGSVRARQQRSGDDEGRRVVPILIHGDAAFAGQGVVMETINMSQSRGYSTKGTVHIVVNNQIGFTTSSQKDARSTLYCTDIAKMVNAPILHVNGDDPDAVISVTQLALDYRMNFHKDVVIDLVCYRRHGHSEADEPTATQPVMYAAIRDHKTPRALYAERLVKEGVCHETVPKQIMDACRDRLDRGETAVDGLMTREEARYPWAVDWEPYLAQACTAFLDTTVSIERLRQLWRSLDHMPDGFELNPNVGKIISNRRKMAAGALPIDWGFAETLAYASLVDEGYPVRLSGQDSGRGTFFHRHAVLYCQKDGSAYIPLRNIREGQANFLVINSLLSEEAVLAFEYGYATTDPNTLVIWEAQFGDFANNAQVVIDQFISAGEQKWNRLCGLVMLLPHGLEGQGPEHSSARLERYLQLCAEHNMQVCVPTTPAQIFHLLRRQIMLECRKPLVVMSPKSLLRHRLAVSTLEDLSEGDFQPVIPEVDELSDSTVRRVVLCSGKVYYELLEKRREQKIKDIAILRVERLYPFPKAQLHKQLERYPNANEIIWCQEEPQNQGAWFSIKHHLDATLPDPSRLRYIGRPFSAAPAVGYAWLHLQQQHKLVSEALGSDPVLKQTDT, via the coding sequence ATGGATGACATCACCCGGCCCAAGGGCTTGCTGGAGTTCTGGGAAGATTCGCAACTCGCGGGTCACAATGCGGCGTACCTCGAAGATCTCTACGAGCGTTATTTGACGGATCCGGCCAATGTGCCTGAGCAGTGGCGGACCTTCTTCCAGACGCTGCCACGGGTCAACGGTCACGGTGCCGAGCCGTCACACTCGACCATTCGTGAAACGTTCCGTGCCATGACGCGGCAGCCGTTTGCAGTACGCCGTTCTGAGCCCTGCAAGCCGGGCGCCCCCGTGCATGAAGAAAAGCAGATCCGCGTCCTGCAGCTGATCAACGCATTCCGCTTCCGTGCGCACCAGGTTGCCGATATTGACCCGTTGGGTTTGCGCGAGAAACCGGATCTTGCAGAACTGACACCTGAATTCCATGGCCTTGCCGAGGCTGACCTCGATACCCTGTTCGATACCGGTTCCCTGGCCATTGGCGAGCGTGCCACCCTGCGCGATATCGTCACGAAGCTCCATGAAATCTACTGTGGCAGCATCGGTGCCGAATACATGCATATTACCGAAACGCAGGAAAAACGCTGGATACAGGAGCGTATCGAGCGCGCGGGAGGGCGCGCGTCGCTTGAGGCCGAGGCGCGACTGCATATCCTGCAACGCCTGACGGCTGCAGAAGGGCTTGAGCGTTACCTGCATACCCGCTATGTCGGGCAGAAACGTTTTTCGCTGGAAGGTGGCGATTCACTGATTCCGTTACTCGATGAATTGATCCGGCGTGGCGCCACACATGGTGTTAAGGAAGCCAGTATCGGCATGGCACACCGTGGTCGCCTCAATGTGTTGATCAATATTGTGGGCAAAACAGCTGCCGAGCTGTTTGAAGAGTTCGAAGGCAAGGCCGGAAAACATTTTAACGGTTCTGGCGATGTAAAATATCACCAGGGTTTCTCGTCAGATCTGCGAACCGAAAACGGCAGGGTGCATGTCAATCTCGCCTTCAACCCTTCCCACCTGGAAATTGTCGGACCAGTGGTAGAGGGTTCAGTGCGCGCACGCCAGCAACGTAGTGGCGATGATGAAGGCCGTCGTGTTGTCCCGATCCTGATTCATGGCGATGCAGCATTTGCCGGGCAGGGCGTGGTGATGGAAACCATCAACATGTCACAGTCTCGCGGGTATTCCACCAAGGGAACCGTGCACATCGTTGTCAATAACCAGATCGGTTTTACCACCAGTAGTCAGAAGGATGCGCGCTCAACCCTGTACTGCACGGATATTGCCAAGATGGTCAATGCACCTATTCTTCACGTTAACGGTGATGACCCGGATGCCGTTATTAGCGTGACACAACTGGCACTGGACTACCGGATGAATTTCCACAAGGACGTGGTGATTGACCTCGTATGCTACCGCCGTCATGGCCACAGCGAAGCCGATGAACCGACGGCGACCCAGCCTGTAATGTACGCGGCCATTCGCGATCACAAAACACCGCGCGCACTTTATGCGGAACGCCTGGTAAAAGAGGGCGTGTGTCACGAAACTGTTCCGAAACAGATAATGGATGCCTGTCGTGATCGTCTTGACCGCGGTGAGACAGCCGTAGACGGACTGATGACCAGGGAAGAAGCCCGTTACCCCTGGGCGGTAGACTGGGAGCCTTACCTGGCGCAGGCCTGTACTGCATTTCTGGACACCACCGTTTCCATTGAACGATTGCGCCAGTTGTGGCGCAGCCTGGATCATATGCCGGATGGTTTTGAGCTGAACCCGAACGTGGGCAAGATTATCAGTAACCGGCGCAAAATGGCGGCCGGTGCCTTGCCGATAGACTGGGGCTTCGCGGAAACGCTGGCCTACGCCTCGCTGGTGGACGAAGGTTACCCGGTGCGACTGTCCGGGCAGGACAGCGGGCGCGGCACGTTTTTCCATCGTCATGCAGTATTGTATTGTCAGAAAGATGGTTCGGCTTATATTCCACTGCGTAATATCCGTGAAGGACAGGCTAATTTTCTGGTTATAAATTCACTGTTGTCGGAAGAGGCTGTGCTGGCTTTCGAGTATGGTTATGCAACCACTGACCCGAATACACTGGTGATCTGGGAAGCACAGTTCGGTGACTTTGCCAACAATGCACAGGTTGTCATCGACCAGTTCATCAGCGCCGGTGAACAAAAATGGAACCGGCTTTGCGGCCTTGTCATGCTGTTACCGCACGGTTTGGAAGGCCAGGGGCCGGAACATTCTTCGGCACGCCTGGAGCGTTACCTGCAGCTGTGTGCCGAGCACAACATGCAGGTTTGCGTACCAACCACACCGGCCCAGATTTTCCATCTTTTACGCCGCCAGATTATGCTCGAATGCCGCAAGCCACTTGTAGTCATGTCGCCCAAAAGCCTGTTGCGGCACCGTCTTGCGGTCAGCACCCTGGAAGATCTCAGTGAAGGGGACTTCCAGCCTGTGATCCCCGAGGTGGATGAGTTGTCCGATAGTACGGTCAGGCGTGTCGTGTTGTGCAGCGGCAAGGTGTACTACGAGCTGCTGGAAAAACGCCGCGAGCAGAAAATCAAGGATATCGCCATACTGCGTGTCGAGCGTTTATACCCGTTCCCCAAGGCGCAATTGCATAAACAGCTGGAGCGATACCCGAATGCGAATGAAATTATCTGGTGCCAGGAAGAGCCACAAAATCAGGGTGCATGGTTCTCGATTAAACATCACCTGGATGCAACGCTGCCGGACCCCTCGCGATTACGCTATATCGGGCGACCATTTTCAGCCGCACCTGCGGTCGGATATGCCTGGTTGCATTTGCAGCAGCAGCACAAGCTTGTATCAGAAGCGCTTGGATCTGATCCCGTTCTTAAACAAACCGATACCTGA
- the odhB gene encoding 2-oxoglutarate dehydrogenase complex dihydrolipoyllysine-residue succinyltransferase: MSIELKVPVFPESVADGTILSWNKKPGDTVKRDESLVDIETDKVVFEVPAPKEGVLEEILEDAGAVVTSGQVIGRMREEAAQDVADMPETAGVTATAEQDEMPFATPAARKLIEENGLDIHSIPATGSGHRILKEDVLAALEQAPEPDRKTPAENSVQVASADQTPALARSEEPAAINADRPEQRVPMTRLRARIAERLLEAQHNAAMLTTFNEVNMQPVMDLRARHRDAFEKRYGVRLGFMSFFVKAAIEGLRRFPELNASIDGTDIVYHGFFDIGVAVSSPRGLVVPVLRDADRMAMADVEIQIRDYAGKARDGSLSLEDITGGTFTLTNGGVFGSLLSTPILNPPQSGILGLHKIQDRPVAEDGEVVIRPMMNIALSYDHRLVDGREAVQFLVTIKDMLEDPARLMLGV, from the coding sequence ATGTCGATTGAACTCAAGGTTCCTGTTTTCCCCGAATCCGTTGCGGATGGAACCATTTTGTCGTGGAACAAAAAACCCGGCGATACGGTGAAGCGGGATGAGTCGCTGGTAGATATTGAAACAGACAAGGTGGTGTTTGAAGTCCCGGCGCCAAAAGAGGGTGTACTTGAAGAAATCCTTGAAGATGCCGGTGCGGTAGTCACTTCCGGACAGGTAATCGGGCGCATGCGTGAGGAAGCGGCACAGGATGTTGCGGATATGCCGGAAACTGCCGGAGTGACTGCTACAGCTGAACAGGACGAAATGCCATTCGCAACACCGGCGGCGAGAAAGCTGATTGAGGAGAACGGGCTGGATATCCACTCCATCCCTGCCACCGGCAGCGGTCACCGCATTCTCAAGGAAGACGTGCTGGCGGCGCTGGAGCAGGCACCTGAGCCAGACCGGAAAACTCCGGCTGAAAATTCTGTTCAGGTTGCTTCGGCAGACCAGACACCTGCGCTTGCTCGCAGTGAAGAACCCGCTGCGATAAACGCAGACCGTCCGGAGCAGCGCGTACCGATGACGCGCCTGCGAGCGCGTATCGCCGAACGCCTTCTGGAAGCACAACACAATGCAGCGATGCTGACGACCTTTAACGAGGTCAACATGCAGCCGGTCATGGACCTGCGTGCCCGCCACCGGGATGCCTTTGAGAAACGCTACGGGGTTCGTCTCGGTTTCATGTCATTCTTTGTCAAGGCGGCCATCGAGGGACTGCGTCGTTTTCCCGAGCTCAATGCGTCGATTGACGGAACAGATATCGTCTATCACGGATTTTTCGATATTGGTGTTGCAGTATCATCGCCACGTGGCCTGGTCGTGCCCGTACTGCGTGATGCCGACCGTATGGCCATGGCGGATGTCGAGATACAGATACGTGACTATGCGGGCAAGGCACGGGATGGCTCCCTGTCGCTGGAAGATATTACCGGTGGAACCTTTACCCTGACCAATGGTGGTGTATTCGGATCATTGTTATCAACACCCATTCTGAACCCGCCCCAAAGTGGCATACTTGGACTGCACAAGATCCAGGATCGACCCGTGGCAGAGGATGGCGAGGTCGTTATCCGGCCAATGATGAATATTGCACTCTCCTATGATCACCGGCTGGTTGACGGGCGTGAAGCCGTTCAGTTCCTGGTGACGATCAAGGATATGCTTGAGGACCCGGCACGGCTGATGCTGGGTGTGTGA
- the lpdA gene encoding dihydrolipoyl dehydrogenase produces MSNEYQVIVVGAGPAGYVAAIRCAQLGLKTACIDDWTDTDGKPALGGTCLNVGCIPSKALLESSEQYAHARQGLDAHGINVTGVSLDLDVMMQRKQQVVHELTQGIAQLFRANGVTHIQGRAQLGADREVLVRQGEDEISLRAGHIILAPGSSPVQLPGITHDGKYIVDSSDALAFDNVPARLGIIGAGVIGLELGSVWKRLGSEQVVLLEAQDSFLPVADEQVATQALRSFTGQGLDIRLGSRVTACAVKNDKVELEYQDADGEHSMQFDRLVVAVGRHPNTENLASDESGLLFDEWGFIHVDERCSTNLPGVWAIGDAVRGPMLAHKGSEEGLMVAEQISGQVGHIDYNTIPSVIYTLPEIAWVGQTEQALRALGVAYRSGLFPFAANGRARAMGHTEGFIKLLADEKTDRLLGVHAIGAQASELVAEAVITMQLGGSAEDIALMVFAHPTLSESFHEAALALHGRALHIAPVRGRKQKKS; encoded by the coding sequence ATGTCGAATGAATACCAGGTCATAGTCGTGGGTGCGGGGCCGGCCGGTTACGTGGCCGCGATTCGCTGCGCGCAACTCGGCTTGAAAACAGCCTGTATCGATGACTGGACTGATACGGACGGAAAGCCTGCACTGGGTGGAACCTGCCTCAATGTCGGTTGCATTCCCTCCAAGGCACTGCTTGAGTCCTCGGAGCAGTATGCACATGCCCGGCAGGGGCTGGATGCACATGGCATCAACGTGACGGGTGTCAGTCTTGACCTCGATGTCATGATGCAGCGTAAACAGCAGGTAGTGCATGAACTGACCCAGGGCATTGCGCAGTTATTCAGGGCCAACGGTGTGACACACATACAGGGACGTGCACAGCTTGGTGCAGACCGTGAAGTCCTGGTTCGGCAGGGTGAAGATGAAATATCGCTGCGTGCCGGGCATATCATTCTGGCCCCTGGTTCTTCACCGGTACAGTTACCCGGTATTACGCATGACGGAAAATACATTGTTGACTCCTCCGACGCACTGGCATTCGATAACGTCCCGGCGAGACTGGGTATTATAGGCGCCGGTGTTATCGGGCTCGAGCTGGGCAGTGTATGGAAACGTCTTGGTAGTGAGCAGGTTGTATTGCTGGAGGCGCAGGACAGTTTCCTGCCTGTTGCAGACGAACAGGTGGCAACACAGGCGCTGCGCAGTTTCACCGGGCAGGGCCTGGATATACGGCTGGGCAGTCGTGTGACAGCCTGTGCAGTGAAAAATGATAAAGTGGAACTGGAGTATCAGGATGCGGATGGCGAACATTCCATGCAGTTCGATCGACTCGTCGTTGCCGTAGGGCGTCACCCCAACACAGAAAACCTGGCTTCGGATGAATCCGGCCTGTTGTTCGATGAATGGGGTTTTATCCATGTAGACGAACGGTGTTCGACCAATCTCCCGGGTGTGTGGGCAATCGGTGATGCAGTGCGGGGCCCGATGCTGGCGCATAAGGGGTCGGAAGAAGGCCTGATGGTTGCCGAACAGATTTCCGGCCAGGTAGGGCACATTGACTACAATACCATTCCCTCGGTGATCTACACCCTGCCGGAGATTGCCTGGGTCGGGCAGACCGAGCAGGCACTTCGTGCCCTGGGTGTGGCTTATCGCAGCGGATTGTTCCCGTTTGCCGCCAATGGACGGGCACGCGCAATGGGTCATACGGAAGGATTTATCAAGCTACTGGCGGATGAAAAGACCGACCGTCTGCTGGGGGTGCACGCCATCGGGGCACAGGCTTCGGAGCTGGTTGCCGAAGCGGTCATAACCATGCAATTGGGTGGTAGTGCGGAAGACATTGCATTAATGGTGTTTGCACACCCGACACTGTCGGAGTCATTCCACGAGGCGGCGCTTGCATTGCACGGGCGTGCGCTCCACATTGCCCCGGTACGGGGCAGGAAACAGAAAAAAAGCTGA